The DNA segment ATCATCGACAATGCCGCCGGCATCGGCGTCGACCGCTCCGTGGTGGAACGCTTCTCGGTCAGCGGCGCCTTGGAACTGTTCTCCCTGCACGCCACGAAGCCATTCGGGGTTGGCGAGGGCGGCGTCGCGCTGGTGCCGCCCGCCCACCAGCACAATGTGCGCTCGGCGCTGAATTTCGGCCTCTGGTCGCTCGGGGATCTCCAGCCGGGCGACGGCCTGAACGGAAAGATGGACGAGCTGACCGCGTCCATGGCGATCGCCGTGTTCCATCGCCTCGCGCCGCGCCTGCGCGATCGCCGGGAGATGGCGGCGCGCTACAATGTTCTGGCCCATGCGGCCGGGCTTGAGACCTTCGTCGCGCTGGGTGACGAGGAGCTGTCGCCCTGGCAGTGCTTCGCGCTGCGGCTGCCCGAGGGCCGCGATGTCGAGCACGTGGTGCGGCTGTGCCGTGAATCGGGCCTGCTGGTCCGCCGCTACTATTATCCGACGGTGGCTCTCGGACTGGGTGGTGAGAGCGTTCCGAACGCGCGCGCGCTGTCCGCGCGGGCCCTGTGCCTGCCGGTCTATGACGGCGAGGATGCAGCGGGTGTCGACGATATCTGGCGCATCTTCACGGCGGCACTGGCGGCGGCTTCCTGAGCCCGCCGCGCTTTTCCTGAGTCACAAGGTCATCGCCCGACGTTGTCGCCCCATGTGGCGGCGTCAGTCGAGGAACACCTCGTTGGGGCCCAGCACGAAGGGTGGGCGCCTGGGCAGCGCGTAATAGCGGGTCAGCGCCCTGTCGATGAAATGCAGTTTGGGACGCAGATGGGCGATGCGCCTCATCGCGTTCCAGTCACCGGGCTCGTCCACGCGATAGGCGTAGACGTTGCTGCCCAGTCGCGCGAAATAGCGGTGGTACATGCACATGCCCAGATTGATCTGGGCGAGCTTGAAGGTGCCGTTGCCGAACGGCACCCATTCTCCCTCCGGCGTCTCCTGCAAGGCCTTGTGCCAGAGGAAGTCGGCCTCGTGCGTGCGCGCCGCTTCCACCAGAACGGCGAAGCGCTCGGAGTCGGAACTGTCGTCGTCATCGAGGTGGGAGATGAAGGCACCGCGCGCCTTTTCCCGCGCGACGTTGGCCGGCACGGTGCCCGCCACGCGCCAGCGATCAATGCCCGGCGCGGGATAGACCGAGGGGCGGGGCAGGTTGTGGAATTCGATGCGCGGGTCGCCGAGTTCGCGGATGCGCGCCTCGGTATCGTCCGTGCAATGGTCCCCGACGACGATGATCTGGAGATTGCGGTAGCTCTGGGCGATGAGCGAGCTGAGGCAGCGCTCGATCAGCAGGTCGGCACGGTTGTGGGTCGACACGCAGACCGAGACCAGCGGCTCGGGATCGAGGAAGGCGCTGCGGTACTCGGGGGTGCGCCGCGCGGCCTGGAAGGCCTCCCGCTCGATGCCGAGCCCTTCCATCTCGCCCAGCACATAGTCGATGCGCTTGGCGTCATGGTCCATGTCGCGACGGAAATCGACGTAGAGCTGCGAGACATGATTGGTGATTTCGCCGGAGAACTTCTCATACGCCCCCTCCAGCGCGATCACCCGCCGGAATATGGCGTCCGCGACACGCTCCAGATGCTCGGTGCGCTCAAGAAGACCGGGAAACTTGTTGCGATGGTCGGCGACTTCCTGCGCCAGCCCGCGCACCGCCTGCCGAAGCGCTCCGCCGGTCTCGGAGGCGATATCGCCCACCGTCGCGCGCGCGTAGCCGGAGATATGGCGGTTCAGTCGACGTCTCATGAAAGGGTTCCCTAGTGATCCGTTCCATAGCAGATATGGATGGCGAGGCGAAGGTGGCCGCATCCGCGTGCCGCGCCTGCCCGAACGGAGAACGATCGTGCCTGTGCCCGACATTGCCGTCTATGGCGCATCCGGCCATGCCTATGCGGTGACCTGCGTCCTCGAAGAGGGGCTGCGCGGACAGCCGCAGGCACGCGTCGCCGCTTATATCGACGATTTCGAGGGCGGCAAGGGCGGAACCTTCAAGGGCATGCCGCTGCTGAATTTCGAGCAATGGCACCAAGTTGCGCCGCGCCTGCCGATCTTCATCTCCATCGGCAAGACGGCGGCGCGGCGCAAGCTGGCGGAGAAGGTGCTGGCGGCGGGGGGGTGGCTGGCCGACCTGCACGTGGCGCCGGCTCACCGGTTTCGCGACGTGGCGATCGGGGTCGGCACCTCGGTCTGCCCGCCTTGCTATATCGGGCCGGAGACCCGCATCGGCGACAATATCCACATCATGCCAATGTGCTCTATCGGCCATGAGGTGGAGGTCGGCGACCACTGCACCATCTGCCCGTCCTGTACGATTTCGGGCCATGTCGTGATCGAGCCCGGCGTCTTCCTCGGCGCGGGCGCGACCATCGTCAACGGGCGTGTCGACCGGCCGCTGGTCATCGGGGCCGGGGCGACGGTGGCGGCGGGGGCGATGGTGAGCAAGAGCGTCGCGCCGGGCGAGACGGTGATGGGCAACCCGGCACGGCCGCTGCGCGAGATGGCCCGCGCGCGGCGGGCCTGATCGATCAATTGCGAGAATGTCGCCATGATCTCTTTTCATGGATGACGCCGGGCGCCGGGTTGTATGGTCCAGTCCGTGCCCGCGTCCCTGAACTCCGAGACCGCCATGCCTTCTGAAGCCGCACCCTTTCTCAATCCGCCCTCACTGCTCGACCATGTGCGCCCGCAGGCGCTCGCGCTGCCCGAGAGCGGCATCGTCGAGGTGATGAACTATGGCCGGCAGCGCGAGGGGATGATTCCGCTGTGGGCCGGGGAGGGCGATCTGCCGACACCCGCCTTCATCAGCGAGGCGGCGACGCGTTCCCTCGCCGCCGGCGAGACCTTCTACACCTGGCAGCGCGGCATTCCCGAGCTTCGGGCCGCCATTGCCCGCTACATGGCCGGTCTCTACGGCATCGCGGACGATCCCGAACGCTATTTCGTCACGGGCTCGGGCATGCAGGCGATCCAGATCGCGCTGGCGCTGACGCTGGCGGCGGGCGACGAGATTCTCATTCCCTCTCCCGCCTGGCCGAACGCGGCCGCCGCCGCCGAGGTGATCGGCGCGCACCCGGTGTATGTGCCGTTCTCGTTCGACGAAACGCGGGGGTTCTGGCTAGACCTCGACCAGCTGGAGAGCGCGGTCACGCCGCGCACCCGCGTGATCTTCATCAATTCCCCCGCCAATCCCACCGGCTTCGTCGCCTCGCACGACACCTTGCGCGGGGTGCTCGACATCGCGCGCCGCCACGGGCTGTGGATCGTCGCCGACGAGATCTATGGCCGGTTCTACTATGAAGGCGGCGAGGGCGGGCTGGCGCCCTCCTTCCACGACGTGATGGAGCCCGAGGACCGGCTTCTGTTCGTGCAGACCTTTTCCAAGAACTGGGCGATGACCGGCTGGCGGCTTGGCTGGATCGAGGCCCATCCCGTGCTGGGCGACGTGCTGGAGAACCTCATCCAGTATTCGACCTCGGGTGTCGCGGCCTTCATGCAGCGTGCCGGCATCGCCGCGCTCGACCGGGGCGAGAGCTTCGTCGCGCACCAGATCGAACGGGCGCGGCGCGGGCGCGAC comes from the Ancylobacter pratisalsi genome and includes:
- a CDS encoding DegT/DnrJ/EryC1/StrS family aminotransferase; this encodes MTRQKTASSVGRFDRGGRVAYGAHHAEDRIMKMLNQSSQMPGRGAVCPDVSLRFPFVRPRLPALDEVEREFARSRQSNFYSNFGPASLHFERLLEVAFFPGLSAVACANCTVGLSAALIALRVEGPVLYPAFTFPATASAIRGAGLKAVIGDVDPVTGVLDPQMADDLIVRHGVGAVIAVRPYGIWSDLNALGEVCRRHGVPLIIDNAAGIGVDRSVVERFSVSGALELFSLHATKPFGVGEGGVALVPPAHQHNVRSALNFGLWSLGDLQPGDGLNGKMDELTASMAIAVFHRLAPRLRDRREMAARYNVLAHAAGLETFVALGDEELSPWQCFALRLPEGRDVEHVVRLCRESGLLVRRYYYPTVALGLGGESVPNARALSARALCLPVYDGEDAAGVDDIWRIFTAALAAAS
- a CDS encoding glycosyltransferase family 2 protein; amino-acid sequence: MRRRLNRHISGYARATVGDIASETGGALRQAVRGLAQEVADHRNKFPGLLERTEHLERVADAIFRRVIALEGAYEKFSGEITNHVSQLYVDFRRDMDHDAKRIDYVLGEMEGLGIEREAFQAARRTPEYRSAFLDPEPLVSVCVSTHNRADLLIERCLSSLIAQSYRNLQIIVVGDHCTDDTEARIRELGDPRIEFHNLPRPSVYPAPGIDRWRVAGTVPANVAREKARGAFISHLDDDDSSDSERFAVLVEAARTHEADFLWHKALQETPEGEWVPFGNGTFKLAQINLGMCMYHRYFARLGSNVYAYRVDEPGDWNAMRRIAHLRPKLHFIDRALTRYYALPRRPPFVLGPNEVFLD
- a CDS encoding pyridoxal phosphate-dependent aminotransferase, with protein sequence MPSEAAPFLNPPSLLDHVRPQALALPESGIVEVMNYGRQREGMIPLWAGEGDLPTPAFISEAATRSLAAGETFYTWQRGIPELRAAIARYMAGLYGIADDPERYFVTGSGMQAIQIALALTLAAGDEILIPSPAWPNAAAAAEVIGAHPVYVPFSFDETRGFWLDLDQLESAVTPRTRVIFINSPANPTGFVASHDTLRGVLDIARRHGLWIVADEIYGRFYYEGGEGGLAPSFHDVMEPEDRLLFVQTFSKNWAMTGWRLGWIEAHPVLGDVLENLIQYSTSGVAAFMQRAGIAALDRGESFVAHQIERARRGRDILAEGLATSNRVRFARPPGAFYMFFGVEGEHDMRALAMKLVDEARIGLAPGTAFGPGGESYIRLCFARGEAQMAEATDRLVRWLKA